A single Kitasatospora sp. NBC_00374 DNA region contains:
- a CDS encoding MarR family transcriptional regulator: MSQLRFAAVNADGLLADLDLPPAAYRALLKLRVLSEAGGRITIDQASVGELLGLSRPSANAALRSLELAKIVRKVRNGVYQINAMLAGYNSPEDAVAAVNEMPSEDRLDAPDFIASYHRAVAAYQDQLAQQRKKRATQAAAKKAAALKRRGTLHAVG, encoded by the coding sequence GTGAGCCAACTGCGATTCGCCGCAGTCAACGCCGACGGCCTCCTGGCCGACCTCGACCTCCCCCCAGCCGCCTACCGCGCCCTGCTCAAGCTCCGGGTGCTCAGCGAGGCCGGCGGCCGCATCACCATCGACCAGGCCAGCGTCGGCGAACTCCTCGGCCTCAGTCGCCCCAGCGCCAACGCCGCGCTGCGCAGCTTGGAACTTGCCAAGATCGTCAGGAAGGTCCGCAACGGGGTCTACCAGATCAACGCGATGCTGGCCGGCTACAACTCCCCCGAGGACGCTGTAGCAGCCGTCAATGAGATGCCCAGCGAAGACCGGCTGGACGCCCCCGATTTCATCGCCTCGTACCACCGCGCAGTCGCCGCCTACCAGGACCAACTGGCTCAGCAGCGGAAGAAGCGCGCCACCCAGGCCGCCGCCAAGAAGGCCGCCGCCCTGAAGCGCCGCGGCACCCTGCACGCGGTGGGTTAG